DNA from Prosthecobacter fusiformis:
GGCCCTCCTTGTATTCATCATCCTTGGCCGAGCCTATGCATTTGTCTCCCAGCCACACCGTCAGCGTGTTGCCCGTGGCCGCCAGCGTGACCATTTCCCCAGTCGAATGGATCTTCTTGGTATCTGCTTGAAACTCCGCCAATACGATGACCTTGGATTCTCCGTCATAGGGCTGGCGGAGCGGAGTGTATTTGATGATCGACACCGTATCATTCAGGATTCGCACCTGATAATCCCTGCCCCCGCCAGCGACATTTCTGACCGTGAGCTGGGCAGCTCTGTCCTTGTACATCGTCATGAATGACCGCACCGCCACGTCACGAAAATTCGTCGCGTTGGTGTAAGCATAACGCACTTTAAAAGACCCGTCGGGCTGGATCGTGAATTCCTTTTCACGAAAGTCCTTCGGCGCTTCCAGGCGTACCCATTTGGCGGGATCCAGCTTGGGAACATTGAGGGCGGCAGAAGCATCCGCCTGGCCTTGCACCGAATGAGGCAGCAGCGTGAGCAACAGACTGGTAACGATGGCCCAGGGTGAAGAAGAGAAGAAGGGATGATTCATGCCGGTGACTTTCAAGGAGTGACTTGTGATCGGGGGGCCATCACAAGTCCACATTCGGGCATTTTCACTTAGTCCGACTGAAGTGCAAGCGATCCAGGAATCCTTGCAATAAAAATGAAGGCATTGCCGGATGGGGCATACGGAGCTTCGTTTTCCCACACTATTTCGCGAACTTGAGACCGCCGGGCCTGAAATGGCCATGCCTGGATGCAAATCTGCATACTTTTTTCCTTGTGAGGCCCCATCACCCCTCATAAAACAAGCCCCGCTCTGCCAGGACTTCCCCCATTCCGACGTTCAAGCACTCTCGTTTCACATCCACCAACCGCAACCTAACCTGTACCAACAAACACATGTCAGCAAAATCAGAAGGCATCGCACCTAACGCCAGCCGGCTCCTCTGGGCCGGATTCATGGCCATCCTCGCCGCCGGCGTCGGCTTCGCTCTGCGCAACGGTATTTTGGGCGCGTGGGCCGCCCAGTACGGATTCAGCGATACTCAACTTGGTGCCATTGGTGGTGCCGGTTTCTCCGGCTTCTGTTTCGGCATCATCATTGGTGGCGTGATCGTGGACAAGCTTGGTTATGGCAAGCTGGTCGCCGTTGCCCTCCTGGGACACATCCTTTCCGCCGTTGTCACCTTCGGGGCAAACACTCCAGACAATGCCTACAATTGCCTTTATTGGGGCATGTTCATCTTCGCTTACGCCAATGGCACTCTCGAAGCTGTTGCCAATCCGCTGGTGGCCACTCTGTTCCCCAAGAAGCGCACGCATTATCTGAACATCCTACACGCCTCCTGGCCTCTGGGAATGATCATTGGAGCCCTTGCCAGCTACCTGCTTGGCACGCAGCTCGGGCTTAGCTGGAAGATGCAGCTGGCCTTCTACCTCGTCCCAACGGTCGCCTATGCAGTCATGTTCATGGGCCAGAGCTTTCCCAAATCCGAGGCCGCCATCAAAGGTGCCAACTTCTCCGAGATGTTTAAGGACGTGGGGCTGCTCGGCGCTGTCGTCGCCTGCTTCCTGCTGTCCCTGTTCCTGGGCGATGTCATCAAGCCGTTGCTGCCAGAGACGCTGGCCAATAATGCTGCTACAATCGGTTACGTCCTCGGTGGCGTGCTGCTGATTACCGTTGGTGTCATCACCCGGTTCGCCATCGGGTCAGTTTTGCTGTTCGTGTTGTTCCTGACACATCTTATCCTCGGATCCCTGGAACTGGGAACTGATAGCTGGATTGAGCGCATTACGAAAAACCTGTTCGACGAAGAAAAGGGAAAGACCCTTTTTATCTGGACCTGCACCATCATGTTTGCGCTGCGCTTCTGCGCCCACTGGATTGAGACCAAGCTCAAGCTATCCCCGGTCGGACTTCTCCTCGTGTGCTCCATTCTGGCCATTATTGGTCTCCAACTCGCTAGCGGCATGCAGACCTTTACGATGGCAATGATCGCTCTGGGTATCTACGCGGTCGGCAAGACCTTCTTCTGGCCTACGATGCTGGCAATTGTAGGTGACCGGTTCCCTCGCTCCGGTGCCGTCGCCATGTCCATCATGGGCGGCGTTGGCATGCTCTCCGTCGGCATGATTGGCGGTCCTGGCCTTGGATTTTCCAAGGACTACTTCACCGCCAAGGAGCTTGAGTCCAAAAATCCTGCTGCTTACGCGGAGATGAAATCAGCCACGCCATCTTCGTTCTTCGGCATGAAGGCCACACCTGTGGACGGTACGAAGCTGGAAGAAGCCAAGACGGCCGTCAAAGCTGGGACGGGCAGCGAGTCCCAGAAGGCCGTCGTGGATGCCAACCAAGCTGGCGACCGCAAGACCCTCAAGATTGACTCCATCCTGCCAACCACGATGGCGGTCATTTACCTCGGCCTGCTGATCTACTTCAAGACCATCGGTGGTTACCGCGTTCTTCGGATTGACGAGCAGTCCGCTTAACCGTTCATCTCGCCTTCGGTTCTCTTAGCGGCGCCCCTTCACCGGGGTGCCGCTTTCTGTTTGCGTCTCGTACAGGGCTCATTTCCGGCTTGCTCATCGTATAATTGGCCGAAAGTTGCACCCGACCTGCCACCTCTCGTCTTTCCCCCATGCCCACTTACGTTTACGAAACCATTCCTCAGTTTGAAGGCGACTTGCCCAAGCGTTTTGAAATCCGCCAGAGCATGAAGGACAATGCACTGACCCAACATCCCGATAGCGGCCAGCCAGTGCGCCGTGTCCCCATCGGCGGCACCGGCGTCATGGGTGGCACCGGCGTCATGGGTGGCACCGGCGTCATGGGTGGCAGCAGCGCCGGAAGCAGTTCCTCCTCCTCCAGCGGCTCCTGCGGTACCGGTTGCGGGTGCCATTGAGGCGCCCCCTCCGTAGTCGCCTGCGCCAGCAGGTGGACGAATGCT
Protein-coding regions in this window:
- a CDS encoding MFS transporter, coding for MSAKSEGIAPNASRLLWAGFMAILAAGVGFALRNGILGAWAAQYGFSDTQLGAIGGAGFSGFCFGIIIGGVIVDKLGYGKLVAVALLGHILSAVVTFGANTPDNAYNCLYWGMFIFAYANGTLEAVANPLVATLFPKKRTHYLNILHASWPLGMIIGALASYLLGTQLGLSWKMQLAFYLVPTVAYAVMFMGQSFPKSEAAIKGANFSEMFKDVGLLGAVVACFLLSLFLGDVIKPLLPETLANNAATIGYVLGGVLLITVGVITRFAIGSVLLFVLFLTHLILGSLELGTDSWIERITKNLFDEEKGKTLFIWTCTIMFALRFCAHWIETKLKLSPVGLLLVCSILAIIGLQLASGMQTFTMAMIALGIYAVGKTFFWPTMLAIVGDRFPRSGAVAMSIMGGVGMLSVGMIGGPGLGFSKDYFTAKELESKNPAAYAEMKSATPSSFFGMKATPVDGTKLEEAKTAVKAGTGSESQKAVVDANQAGDRKTLKIDSILPTTMAVIYLGLLIYFKTIGGYRVLRIDEQSA
- a CDS encoding FmdB family zinc ribbon protein, which gives rise to MPTYVYETIPQFEGDLPKRFEIRQSMKDNALTQHPDSGQPVRRVPIGGTGVMGGTGVMGGTGVMGGSSAGSSSSSSSGSCGTGCGCH